One segment of Mycobacterium spongiae DNA contains the following:
- the lon gene encoding endopeptidase La encodes MAESTSLPVLFVTDNIVLPGMVVPIALDEAARAAIDAAQASDSGQLLIAPRLEDRYPSHGVVAKILQIGRIAGGGTAAVVRGERRAQIGVGANGPGAALWVEVTEVPPAEVTVEVKALASEYKKLLLAMLQRREAWQIVDYVNSLTDPSALADTSGYASYLTDQQKRQLLETTDVGERLRVLIDWTGEHLAEVEVTDKIAEDVRDGMEKTQKEFLLRQQLAAIRKELGEGEPDGSDDYRARVESADLPEKVQEAALREVGKLERASDQSPESGWIRTWLDTVLDLPWNVRTEDSTDLVAARAILDADHHGLDDVKDRIVEYLAVRTRRARRGLQVVGGRGSGAVMALAGPPGVGKTSLGESVARALGRTFVRVSLGGVRDEAEIRGHRRTYVGALPGRIVRAIGEAGAMNPVVLLDEIDKVGSDYRGDPSAALLEVLDPAQNHTFRDHYLDLDLDLSDVVFLATANVIENIPSALLDRMELVQLDGYTEDDKVAIARDYLLPRQRQRAALSDDEVTVTDAALRKIAADYTREPGVRQFERLLAKALRKVTTKLAEDPVPTTPTIIDETDLVGYLGRPRFTAESAERTAVPGVATGLAVTGLGGDVLYIEVGSAGSDGPGDGSLQLTGQLGDVMKESAQIALSYVRSHAEELGIDSKALNGRIHVHVPAGAVPKDGPSAGVTMVTALVSMATGRQVRSDVGMTGEVTLNGRVLPIGGVKQKLLAAQRAGLSTVFIPSRNEPDLDDVPAEVLEALSVTPIADVADIVSQALQPAAESTQAAA; translated from the coding sequence ATGGCTGAATCCACCTCACTGCCAGTGCTGTTTGTCACCGACAACATCGTTCTGCCCGGAATGGTGGTGCCGATCGCTCTGGACGAGGCCGCGCGGGCGGCGATCGACGCCGCGCAGGCGAGCGACTCCGGACAGCTGCTGATTGCCCCTCGCCTGGAGGACCGCTATCCGTCCCACGGTGTGGTGGCGAAGATCCTGCAGATCGGGCGCATTGCCGGCGGCGGTACCGCGGCCGTCGTGCGCGGTGAGCGCAGGGCGCAGATCGGAGTGGGAGCCAACGGGCCGGGCGCAGCCTTGTGGGTGGAGGTGACCGAGGTGCCTCCCGCGGAGGTGACCGTCGAGGTCAAGGCGCTGGCAAGCGAATACAAGAAGCTGCTGCTGGCCATGCTGCAACGGCGCGAGGCCTGGCAGATCGTCGACTATGTCAATAGCTTGACCGATCCCTCGGCGCTGGCCGATACCTCGGGGTACGCGTCCTACCTCACCGATCAGCAGAAGCGACAGCTGCTGGAGACCACGGATGTCGGTGAGCGGCTGCGCGTGCTCATCGACTGGACCGGCGAGCATTTGGCCGAGGTTGAGGTCACCGACAAGATCGCCGAGGACGTGCGAGACGGCATGGAGAAGACGCAGAAGGAATTTCTGCTCCGCCAACAGCTGGCGGCCATCCGCAAGGAGTTGGGCGAGGGCGAACCCGACGGCTCTGATGACTACCGCGCTCGCGTCGAATCCGCCGACCTGCCCGAGAAGGTCCAGGAGGCGGCGCTGCGCGAGGTCGGCAAGCTGGAACGGGCCAGCGATCAAAGCCCGGAGAGCGGCTGGATCCGGACTTGGCTGGACACCGTGCTCGACCTGCCCTGGAACGTACGGACCGAGGATTCTACGGATCTGGTTGCAGCGCGGGCGATCCTGGACGCCGACCACCACGGACTCGACGATGTCAAGGACCGCATCGTTGAATACCTGGCGGTGCGCACCAGGCGTGCGCGGCGCGGGCTACAGGTCGTTGGCGGTCGCGGCTCGGGTGCCGTGATGGCCCTGGCTGGTCCCCCCGGGGTGGGCAAGACCTCGTTGGGCGAGAGTGTGGCTCGGGCGCTGGGACGCACCTTCGTGCGGGTTTCACTTGGCGGTGTACGCGACGAAGCCGAGATCCGGGGACACCGGCGCACCTACGTCGGCGCATTGCCGGGCCGGATCGTGCGCGCGATCGGCGAAGCAGGTGCAATGAATCCCGTTGTACTGCTTGACGAAATCGACAAGGTCGGGTCCGACTATCGCGGCGACCCGAGCGCGGCGCTGCTGGAGGTGCTTGACCCCGCACAGAACCACACGTTCCGCGACCACTACCTGGATTTGGACCTAGACCTCTCCGATGTGGTGTTTCTGGCTACCGCCAACGTCATCGAGAACATTCCCTCGGCGTTACTGGACCGGATGGAGCTGGTGCAGCTTGATGGCTACACCGAAGACGACAAGGTCGCCATCGCACGCGACTACCTACTGCCCCGGCAACGGCAGCGGGCGGCGCTAAGCGACGACGAGGTCACCGTCACCGACGCGGCCCTACGCAAGATCGCTGCGGATTACACCCGGGAGCCGGGTGTGCGGCAGTTCGAAAGGTTGTTGGCCAAGGCGCTGCGCAAGGTGACCACCAAGCTCGCCGAGGATCCAGTGCCGACGACTCCCACGATCATTGATGAGACCGATCTGGTTGGTTATCTTGGTCGCCCTCGGTTCACGGCTGAGTCGGCCGAACGTACGGCGGTGCCCGGCGTTGCCACTGGTCTTGCCGTGACCGGGCTGGGGGGCGATGTGCTCTACATCGAAGTCGGTTCAGCTGGATCAGACGGGCCAGGCGATGGGTCCTTGCAATTGACCGGGCAGCTGGGCGATGTGATGAAGGAGTCAGCCCAGATCGCCCTGTCGTACGTGCGCTCGCACGCCGAGGAGCTTGGCATCGACTCGAAGGCGCTCAACGGGCGCATCCACGTTCACGTGCCAGCGGGCGCGGTGCCCAAGGACGGCCCATCTGCGGGGGTCACCATGGTGACTGCGCTGGTCTCGATGGCCACCGGGCGTCAGGTCCGCTCCGATGTCGGCATGACCGGCGAAGTCACCCTCAACGGCCGGGTTTTGCCGATCGGTGGCGTCAAGCAGAAATTGCTAGCCGCCCAACGTGCTGGCTTGTCAACGGTTTTCATCCCATCGCGAAACGAGCCGGATCTCGACGACGTCCCCGCCGAAGTGCTCGAGGCGCTCTCCGTGACACCGATCGCCGACGTCGCCGACATCGTCTCGCAAGCGCTGCAGCCCGCAGCCGAGTCAACGCAGGCGGCCGCCTGA
- a CDS encoding GNAT family N-acetyltransferase, translating to MPEVRAAVPDDAVAVARVHVRSWQAAFRGLIAQDYLDNLDPELWAAGYTFGRMGLRLPSTIVAVDGSQICGLATTGLCRDKDLANFGELMAIYVDPEYLHTGVGRLLIATARQRLGQLGVRGAVLWVLDGNVRARQFYERDAWRCDGTRRARVIGPTPVAEVRYRRTPV from the coding sequence ATGCCAGAAGTGCGGGCGGCGGTCCCCGATGATGCTGTCGCGGTGGCCAGAGTGCACGTTCGATCCTGGCAGGCGGCATTTCGCGGACTCATCGCCCAGGACTACCTCGATAACCTCGACCCTGAACTTTGGGCGGCCGGGTACACGTTTGGACGCATGGGACTTCGGCTGCCGTCCACGATCGTCGCCGTGGACGGTTCACAGATCTGTGGCCTTGCTACTACGGGTCTGTGCCGAGACAAAGATTTAGCCAATTTCGGTGAACTGATGGCCATTTACGTCGATCCAGAGTATCTGCATACCGGTGTCGGTCGTTTGCTGATTGCGACCGCACGGCAGCGCCTGGGTCAGCTCGGTGTCCGTGGCGCCGTGCTGTGGGTCCTGGACGGGAATGTCCGCGCTCGGCAGTTCTACGAACGCGACGCGTGGAGGTGCGACGGGACCCGCCGCGCGAGGGTCATCGGCCCGACGCCGGTCGCAGAAGTGCGCTATCGGCGCACGCCCGTGTAG
- a CDS encoding DUF1810 domain-containing protein, which yields MRSSGDPFDLNRFAAAQAPVYASVVQELRGGRKRGHWMWFVFPQLRGLGSSLMAARFGISSLDEARAYLSHELLGPRLHECTQLVNQVSGRSVREIFGTPDDLKLCSSMTLFAHAINENQDFVALLDKYYGGQQDRLTLARLDVP from the coding sequence ATGCGATCGAGCGGCGATCCCTTCGACCTCAACCGCTTCGCCGCGGCGCAAGCCCCGGTCTATGCCAGCGTGGTGCAAGAGCTGCGGGGCGGGCGTAAGCGCGGTCATTGGATGTGGTTTGTCTTTCCGCAGCTGCGCGGACTCGGCAGCAGCCTCATGGCGGCCCGCTTCGGCATCTCGTCCCTGGACGAGGCGCGCGCGTACTTGTCCCATGAGCTGCTCGGGCCGCGCCTGCACGAGTGCACCCAGTTGGTCAATCAGGTCAGTGGCAGGTCAGTAAGGGAGATATTCGGCACGCCCGACGACCTCAAGCTGTGTTCGTCGATGACCCTCTTCGCCCATGCCATCAACGAGAACCAGGACTTCGTCGCGCTGCTGGACAAGTATTACGGCGGCCAGCAGGATCGCTTGACCCTCGCGCGGCTCGATGTCCCATAG
- a CDS encoding nitroreductase family deazaflavin-dependent oxidoreductase — MADFWDLKRQVVHRAQRLVVNPVGRQLPVTMLETIGRKTGQPRRTAVGGRIVKNQFWMVSEHGEHSDYVRNIKADPAVRVRIGGQWRNGTAHLLPDDDPKQRLRNLPRLNSAAVRAMGTDLLTIRVDLD, encoded by the coding sequence ATGGCCGATTTTTGGGATCTCAAGCGGCAGGTAGTCCACCGAGCGCAACGGCTCGTGGTCAATCCGGTCGGCCGGCAGCTGCCGGTGACCATGCTCGAAACCATCGGGCGCAAGACCGGACAGCCCCGCCGCACCGCAGTGGGCGGACGCATCGTCAAGAACCAGTTCTGGATGGTTTCCGAGCACGGCGAACATTCGGACTATGTCCGCAACATCAAGGCCGACCCCGCGGTGCGGGTTCGCATCGGCGGTCAATGGCGCAACGGAACCGCACATCTGCTGCCCGACGACGACCCGAAGCAGCGGCTGCGCAACCTACCCCGGCTCAACAGCGCGGCCGTGCGGGCTATGGGCACCGACCTGCTGACCATCCGGGTGGATCTCGACTGA
- a CDS encoding TIGR03618 family F420-dependent PPOX class oxidoreductase has protein sequence MTTLHHAVALAAAEHGLAVVSTVRADHTVQASLVNVGLLRHPAGGEHVLGFTTYGKVKLANLRARPQLAVTFRNGWQWATVEGRAILVGPDDPQPWLADSDQVRLLLREVFTAAGGSHDDWDEYDRVMAKERRAVVLIAPTRVYSNG, from the coding sequence ATGACAACACTCCACCACGCCGTGGCGCTCGCAGCGGCCGAACACGGCCTGGCGGTGGTCTCAACCGTCCGTGCCGACCACACCGTGCAGGCTTCGCTGGTCAATGTCGGGTTGTTGCGGCATCCGGCTGGCGGCGAACACGTCCTGGGTTTCACCACGTATGGCAAGGTCAAACTCGCCAACCTGCGGGCTCGCCCGCAGCTGGCTGTCACCTTCCGCAACGGCTGGCAGTGGGCAACTGTCGAAGGCCGGGCAATCCTGGTGGGCCCTGACGACCCGCAGCCATGGCTGGCCGACTCCGACCAGGTGCGCCTGCTGCTTCGAGAGGTCTTCACAGCGGCCGGCGGCAGCCACGATGACTGGGACGAATACGACCGGGTCATGGCCAAAGAGCGACGTGCCGTTGTGTTGATCGCGCCCACTCGCGTCTACAGCAACGGATGA
- a CDS encoding enoyl-CoA hydratase/isomerase family protein encodes MTLKINDENRVRTLTLNRPEALNAFNEALYDATAQALFDAADDPEVAVVVLTGAGRGFSAGTDLAEMQASITDPDFTRGRYGFPGLIKALSAFTKPLICAVNGVGVGIGTTILGYADLAFMSSTARLKCPFTSLGVAPEAASSYLLPQLVGRQNAAWLLMSSEWIGAEEALRMGLVWRVCDPELLMPEARRHAEILAARPLASLMAVKHAMVEPIRPEIAAATARENAHFAELMGGQANAAALADFTERRRTSPADA; translated from the coding sequence GTGACGCTCAAGATCAACGATGAAAACCGGGTGCGTACCCTCACGCTGAACCGGCCGGAAGCGCTCAACGCCTTCAACGAAGCGCTGTACGACGCTACTGCGCAGGCACTATTCGATGCCGCCGACGATCCCGAAGTGGCCGTCGTCGTGCTGACCGGTGCCGGACGAGGTTTTAGCGCCGGCACGGATCTCGCCGAGATGCAGGCAAGCATCACCGATCCCGACTTCACACGTGGACGCTACGGGTTCCCGGGCCTGATCAAGGCGCTCAGCGCGTTTACCAAACCGCTGATCTGCGCTGTAAACGGTGTAGGTGTCGGCATCGGCACCACAATCCTCGGTTACGCCGACCTGGCGTTCATGTCCTCAACGGCGCGCCTGAAGTGTCCATTCACCAGCCTGGGCGTAGCCCCGGAAGCGGCGTCGTCGTATCTGCTGCCGCAGCTGGTCGGTCGCCAGAACGCCGCCTGGTTGTTGATGTCCTCGGAGTGGATTGGTGCCGAGGAGGCCTTGCGGATGGGGCTGGTCTGGCGCGTGTGCGATCCGGAACTGTTGATGCCCGAAGCCCGCCGACACGCTGAGATCCTCGCGGCCCGTCCCCTCGCCAGCCTCATGGCGGTCAAGCACGCGATGGTTGAACCGATTCGTCCAGAGATCGCGGCCGCTACTGCCCGCGAAAACGCCCACTTCGCTGAACTCATGGGGGGGCAGGCCAACGCCGCCGCGTTGGCGGATTTCACCGAGCGACGGCGGACGTCACCAGCCGATGCATGA
- a CDS encoding class I SAM-dependent methyltransferase — MAGEVDRAEERLERQRRHWDATYVAHPVMYGDGPSDPAIYAAEAFRSAAAHDVVELGAGHGRDALFFAREGFTVRALDFSSTALQQLSAAAQASAVGERVITAVHDVRAPLPLPDMSADAVFAHMLLCMALSTDQICAAVGEVHRVLRPGGVFVYTVRHTGDAHYGAGTSHGDDIYEHGGFAVHFFTRDLVTALADGWTLAEVHSFSEGELPRQLWRVTQVATP, encoded by the coding sequence ATGGCAGGAGAAGTCGATAGGGCGGAAGAACGGCTGGAGCGGCAACGGCGGCACTGGGACGCCACCTACGTGGCGCACCCGGTCATGTACGGCGATGGTCCCTCGGACCCAGCCATCTATGCTGCCGAGGCATTCAGAAGCGCGGCCGCGCACGATGTGGTTGAGCTTGGGGCCGGTCACGGCCGCGATGCGCTGTTTTTCGCGCGCGAGGGTTTCACGGTCCGTGCGCTGGATTTCAGCTCCACCGCGTTGCAGCAGCTCAGTGCGGCCGCGCAGGCTTCGGCAGTGGGTGAACGTGTCATCACAGCCGTCCATGACGTTCGCGCACCGCTGCCCCTGCCGGACATGTCGGCCGATGCAGTCTTCGCGCACATGCTGCTGTGTATGGCGCTGTCCACAGACCAGATCTGCGCGGCGGTCGGTGAAGTCCACCGGGTGCTTCGACCCGGTGGGGTGTTCGTCTACACCGTGCGGCACACCGGCGACGCACACTACGGTGCCGGTACCTCACACGGTGACGACATCTACGAACACGGAGGCTTCGCGGTGCACTTCTTCACTCGCGACCTGGTGACCGCTTTGGCCGACGGCTGGACGTTGGCCGAGGTCCACAGCTTCTCCGAAGGAGAACTGCCGCGCCAGCTGTGGCGAGTCACCCAAGTGGCAACCCCCTAG
- a CDS encoding alpha-hydroxy acid oxidase: MAIKRRVPRVRDLAPLIQFTRPQLDRTRRRLDAAMTIDDLRRIAKRRTPKAAFDYTDGAAEDELSIQRARQAFRDIEFHPTILRDVTTVGTSRNLLGHPVALPFGIAPTGFTRLMHTEGEMAGARAAAAAGIPFSLSTLATCSIEDVVAAVPQGRKWFQLYMWRDRDRSMALVQRAAQAGFDTMLVTVDVPVAGARWRDVRNGMTIPPALTLRTVLDAASHPHWWFDLLTTEPLAFASLDRWSGTVGEYLNSMFDPSVTFDDLGWIKDQWPGKLVVKGIQTLDDACAVVDRGVDGIVLSNHGGRQLDRAPVPFHLLPTVARELGKDAEVLVDTGIMSGADIVAAIALGARCTLVGRAYLYGLMAGGEAGVRRAIDILKAGVIRTMRLLGVTCLEELSPTHVTQLRRLGPIQPPA, encoded by the coding sequence ATGGCCATCAAACGTCGGGTGCCCAGAGTGCGTGACCTGGCGCCGCTCATTCAGTTCACCAGGCCCCAGCTTGACCGCACCAGACGCCGCCTCGACGCCGCGATGACCATTGATGATCTGCGGCGCATCGCCAAGCGACGCACGCCTAAGGCCGCGTTCGACTACACAGACGGCGCCGCCGAAGACGAGCTGTCCATCCAGCGTGCCCGACAAGCTTTCCGCGATATCGAGTTTCACCCGACGATCCTGCGTGACGTCACCACCGTGGGCACCAGCCGGAATCTGTTGGGGCACCCGGTTGCGCTGCCATTCGGGATCGCGCCGACTGGATTCACCCGGTTGATGCACACCGAGGGTGAGATGGCCGGCGCACGAGCGGCGGCAGCGGCCGGGATCCCGTTCTCGCTGTCCACCTTGGCGACCTGCTCCATCGAAGATGTGGTTGCGGCAGTTCCACAGGGCCGCAAATGGTTTCAGCTATACATGTGGCGCGACCGGGACCGCTCGATGGCGCTGGTGCAACGAGCTGCCCAGGCCGGGTTCGACACCATGCTGGTCACCGTCGATGTTCCCGTTGCCGGTGCGCGGTGGCGCGATGTGCGCAATGGGATGACCATCCCGCCAGCCTTGACGCTACGGACCGTGCTTGACGCAGCGAGCCACCCACACTGGTGGTTTGATCTCCTGACGACCGAGCCGCTGGCATTCGCGTCACTGGATCGTTGGTCGGGCACTGTCGGCGAGTACCTGAACAGCATGTTCGACCCGAGCGTCACCTTCGATGACCTTGGGTGGATCAAGGACCAGTGGCCCGGCAAGCTCGTCGTCAAGGGGATCCAGACACTCGACGACGCATGCGCCGTCGTCGATCGCGGCGTCGATGGCATCGTGTTGTCCAATCACGGAGGCCGCCAACTCGATCGCGCCCCCGTTCCCTTCCACCTGCTGCCCACGGTGGCGCGCGAACTCGGCAAGGACGCTGAGGTTCTGGTGGACACCGGCATCATGTCGGGCGCCGATATCGTGGCGGCGATCGCTCTGGGAGCGCGGTGCACGCTGGTGGGTCGCGCATATCTGTACGGGCTGATGGCCGGCGGTGAGGCCGGCGTACGGCGCGCGATCGACATCTTGAAGGCGGGGGTGATCCGGACCATGCGGCTGCTCGGCGTGACGTGCCTCGAGGAGCTTTCACCCACTCACGTGACGCAATTGCGACGGCTGGGACCCATTCAGCCGCCAGCGTGA
- a CDS encoding class I SAM-dependent methyltransferase, whose amino-acid sequence MPHQIDRNRAHELSPRIDEALEIVCNEFAGLDTHQQYRNAFSRVLKPDPLDRVMMMGTDQRDLFIPLLRQTIVEHVPVGGHIFDIGAGDGQTFAFVADAVPQGTTVSIAEPNPGYLADYVSFLERQPHLHLGVALQGGVEHLDHGATDSATEPPAEQTVDLALGLHMLYFAADPQVSLEGILRLVATGGVFFNVITDELTGFAGVVQREFIKAGGDPRDGERQLAILDERRRLLAPQEEGGGGLAPALRAAGIDVAVSAVRQPSRHYGHTLADLLALAKLNLADVASPLNFEIAAKTLRDRSEEIGLRIETDGPRIGMWSVSAPQWVTRVRRNGG is encoded by the coding sequence ATGCCACACCAGATCGACCGCAATCGTGCCCACGAGCTATCACCTCGAATCGACGAGGCGCTGGAGATTGTCTGCAATGAATTTGCGGGGCTCGACACGCATCAGCAGTATCGCAACGCCTTCTCGCGAGTGCTGAAGCCCGACCCGCTCGACCGCGTCATGATGATGGGCACCGATCAGCGTGATCTCTTCATACCACTGCTGCGGCAAACAATCGTCGAGCATGTTCCGGTCGGCGGCCATATCTTCGATATCGGCGCCGGGGACGGGCAGACCTTTGCGTTCGTGGCAGACGCCGTGCCGCAGGGCACCACCGTGTCGATAGCCGAGCCCAACCCTGGCTACCTGGCCGACTACGTGTCGTTTCTCGAAAGGCAGCCGCATCTGCACCTCGGCGTCGCCCTCCAAGGGGGCGTGGAGCACCTGGACCACGGGGCGACCGACAGCGCCACCGAACCTCCCGCGGAACAGACTGTGGATCTGGCACTGGGTCTGCACATGCTCTACTTCGCCGCAGACCCGCAGGTCAGCCTCGAAGGCATCCTGCGGTTGGTCGCCACCGGTGGAGTCTTCTTCAACGTCATCACCGACGAATTGACGGGTTTCGCCGGAGTAGTGCAGCGGGAATTCATCAAAGCCGGTGGCGACCCCAGAGACGGCGAACGACAGCTCGCGATCCTCGATGAGCGCCGACGCCTGTTGGCTCCGCAGGAGGAGGGCGGCGGCGGCCTCGCTCCGGCGCTTCGCGCCGCGGGCATCGATGTGGCAGTCAGCGCCGTGCGCCAGCCCAGTCGCCACTACGGTCACACACTCGCCGACCTGCTGGCGTTGGCCAAACTCAACCTCGCCGACGTCGCAAGCCCACTCAACTTCGAGATTGCCGCCAAGACACTGCGCGACCGATCCGAAGAGATCGGCCTTCGCATCGAGACGGACGGGCCACGCATCGGCATGTGGAGCGTGTCGGCTCCGCAGTGGGTCACTCGGGTGCGCCGCAACGGTGGGTGA
- a CDS encoding acetyl-CoA acetyltransferase codes for MPVDPRTPVLVGYGQVNHRDEIDPDKRSVEPVDLMVTAARHAADPRVLEVVDSIRVVHILSARYRNPGLLLGKRIGVPDAETCYSTVGGNMPQSLVNQACLDIQRGRADVVLVAGAETWRSRTGLRAKGSRLAWTVQDESVPLPRVAGEDVAMFGEAQARIQLDRPTHVYPMFEQALRIANGESVADNRRRVGELWARFNAVAVDNPHAWIRAPISAEEIWAPGAQNRMISFPYTKLMNANNMVDQGAALVLTSVERATALRIPTERWVYPQAGTDAHDTLAVVERAELHRSPAIRIAGARVQQLADVGLDDIDFVDLYSCFPSAVQVAGIELGLGIEDPGRPLTVTGGLTFAGGPWSNYVTHSIATMAELLAANPGRRGLISANGGYLTKHSFGVYGTEPPAAFRWENLQSAVDREPTTRGLVQWEGIGTVEAWTTPFTRDAQPEKAFLAVRTPDGSRSLAVILDPASVEATVREDGEDLAGAKVAVAADGSATLK; via the coding sequence ATGCCCGTCGATCCCCGGACACCGGTGCTGGTCGGGTATGGCCAGGTCAACCATCGCGACGAGATTGATCCTGACAAGCGGTCGGTCGAACCGGTCGACCTGATGGTTACGGCGGCTCGGCACGCTGCAGATCCCCGGGTGCTTGAGGTCGTGGACTCGATCCGCGTGGTCCACATCCTGTCGGCGCGCTATCGGAATCCGGGGCTGCTGCTCGGTAAACGCATTGGTGTTCCCGATGCCGAGACCTGCTACAGCACCGTCGGTGGAAACATGCCCCAGTCGCTGGTCAACCAGGCGTGTCTGGATATCCAGCGGGGGCGGGCCGATGTGGTGTTGGTCGCCGGCGCCGAGACCTGGCGCTCCAGGACCGGGCTGCGGGCCAAGGGCAGCAGACTGGCGTGGACGGTCCAGGATGAATCCGTTCCGCTGCCCAGGGTCGCCGGCGAAGACGTCGCGATGTTCGGTGAGGCTCAGGCGAGAATCCAGCTGGACCGGCCGACCCACGTCTACCCGATGTTCGAGCAGGCGCTGCGGATCGCCAACGGAGAGTCGGTTGCCGACAACCGCAGACGAGTCGGCGAGCTGTGGGCCCGATTCAATGCGGTCGCGGTTGACAATCCGCACGCGTGGATCCGCGCACCGATATCCGCCGAAGAGATCTGGGCGCCGGGCGCACAGAACCGGATGATCAGCTTTCCCTACACGAAGTTGATGAACGCCAACAACATGGTCGACCAGGGCGCCGCGCTGGTCCTCACGTCGGTCGAGCGGGCCACCGCTCTGCGAATCCCCACCGAGCGCTGGGTCTATCCGCAGGCCGGCACCGACGCCCACGACACACTAGCCGTCGTCGAGCGCGCGGAGCTGCATCGATCTCCAGCGATCCGCATCGCGGGGGCACGCGTGCAACAGCTTGCCGACGTGGGGCTCGATGACATCGATTTTGTCGATCTCTATTCGTGCTTTCCCTCCGCGGTTCAGGTCGCAGGGATCGAACTCGGACTGGGTATCGAGGACCCCGGGCGCCCGCTGACCGTCACGGGCGGCCTCACCTTCGCCGGGGGCCCGTGGAGCAACTACGTCACTCATTCGATCGCCACCATGGCCGAACTGCTGGCAGCCAATCCGGGGCGGCGAGGACTGATCAGCGCGAACGGTGGCTATCTGACCAAACACAGCTTCGGGGTCTACGGCACCGAACCGCCCGCGGCATTCCGCTGGGAGAACCTGCAGTCTGCGGTGGACCGCGAGCCCACCACCCGCGGATTGGTCCAGTGGGAAGGAATTGGCACTGTGGAAGCCTGGACAACGCCGTTCACCAGGGACGCACAGCCGGAGAAGGCGTTTCTGGCGGTTCGCACGCCCGACGGGTCGCGCAGCTTGGCGGTGATCCTCGACCCCGCTTCGGTCGAAGCGACGGTGCGGGAAGACGGAGAGGACCTTGCCGGCGCGAAGGTTGCCGTCGCTGCCGACGGCAGCGCAACTCTGAAGTAA
- a CDS encoding EthD domain-containing protein, giving the protein MEKVIAVLMRPEPDDEWCALQRGEIADALAGLGIAGLSVNVRDSAVRDSLMTLTTLDPPVAAVVSLWTQQCYGEQTTSALDLLSRQCDRLGAYVVTESVPLSGPVVAPAARTPGLANIALLRRPANLDQAAWLNRWQLNHTPVAIETQATFGYTQNWVVRTLTPDLPGISGIVEELFPMEAISDLKAFFGAADDSDLQDRISRMVASTTAFGANENIDTVPTSRYVFSTPFKD; this is encoded by the coding sequence GTGGAGAAGGTAATCGCCGTGCTGATGCGACCCGAACCCGATGACGAGTGGTGTGCGCTGCAACGGGGTGAAATCGCCGACGCTTTGGCCGGGCTGGGCATTGCGGGGTTGTCGGTGAACGTCCGAGACAGCGCGGTTCGCGACTCGCTGATGACGTTGACAACACTGGACCCGCCCGTCGCGGCGGTGGTGAGCCTATGGACCCAGCAATGTTACGGCGAGCAAACCACCTCGGCTCTTGATCTGCTCAGCCGGCAATGCGATCGGCTCGGTGCGTACGTGGTCACGGAATCGGTCCCGCTCAGTGGGCCAGTTGTCGCACCAGCGGCACGCACACCGGGTCTGGCCAATATCGCGCTGCTGCGCCGGCCTGCCAACCTGGACCAGGCGGCCTGGCTGAATCGGTGGCAGCTCAACCACACGCCGGTGGCCATCGAGACGCAGGCGACATTCGGCTATACCCAGAACTGGGTGGTGCGAACCCTCACCCCAGACTTGCCGGGAATCTCGGGCATCGTCGAGGAGTTGTTCCCGATGGAGGCGATTTCCGATCTGAAAGCCTTCTTCGGGGCCGCCGACGACAGCGACCTACAGGACCGGATAAGCCGGATGGTCGCCAGCACAACTGCATTCGGCGCCAACGAAAACATCGATACGGTGCCGACCAGCCGATACGTGTTCAGCACGCCATTCAAGGATTGA
- a CDS encoding (2Fe-2S)-binding protein translates to MYVCLCTGATNQTVCEAVARGASTSREVAAACGAGRDCGRCRRTLRAIIAAASRRDTAPSH, encoded by the coding sequence ATGTACGTATGCCTGTGTACCGGGGCTACGAATCAGACCGTGTGCGAGGCCGTTGCGCGCGGCGCATCGACCTCTAGAGAAGTTGCGGCAGCGTGCGGGGCCGGGCGTGACTGTGGACGTTGTCGGCGAACTCTAAGGGCCATTATCGCCGCCGCATCCCGACGCGACACTGCCCCGTCTCACTGA